agcaaacacaaccgaAAACCTttgggggaaaaagaaaagtggATGAACCTTAGAGAACATCAATCGGAGCATGAGAATCCAAAACACGTGTAGGCAGACGATTGATCAGGTAGGTAGCGATAAGAACAACATCACTCTAGTACTGGGAAGGAACATTGCGGTCTAACATCAGAGCACTAGCCATTTCTAGTAGGTGACAATTTTTTCTCTTAGCCAGACCATTTTGAGGTGTATCGACACAGCTGGTTTAATGAAGAATCCCATGATCAACCATATAATTTTGAAACTAACCCTCCATGTATTCTCTGTCATTGTCACTACGGAGAATTTTCAGAGTGGCATCATAGTCGTCTAGGTGGCAGGGCTTCTAAGCGGATCTCTAGGAGTCTAGGCAATTGTCGCCTTAGTGTAGGGTGCCTTATAATGATTTCATTGGTATCAGaataagtaaatgtttttatatttttatttctactTAAGAAATTATTTATAACTAAGAAAATACCCCATATTTGAATCctataaaaatagttaaaacatcaaattccaaaaggataaaaagtcaaccccctaaaaacaacaacaacatactCTGCCTTATCCTAagttaatggggttggctacatggatccaaacacaacAAAGGGAAACTAAGTTCTAACAAAAAGaatggggaaagagaagagaaatggaaaatggcaAATGGCAAatgaaagacacaataagaaagaagaaagataataAGAGGGAAGAAGCCCAACCCAGCACGACAGGAGAAACACTGCTAAACGAGGTCCGATATatggatccttgtcctccaatagaccctatccgaagtcatacttggtacaatacctaggctatgcatgtccttcgtcaccacttctcctatggtcattttaggcctatccttagctcttttagctccgtcaatCGTGATCATATTACCCTTTCTTGTTGGGGTGTCCTTAGGCCTTCgaagaatatgaccataccaccttaaatgaCTCTCTCGAAGTTTGTCACTGATTGGGGAAACTCCCACATCCGCTCTAATATGAAACATTGAGAGAACAAAAAATATTGCTAAAAACCTAAagtgcaaaaacaaaaaactagatttttggtagtacgtgaaattttcaacgttctaatgttggggtttttctcaattctaaaaatttcagaaatcttaatatggtaaaacattgctaaaaattcaaagtgcagtaaaatattcattttgttttgatatctaaaaaaatattttcattcaaagcgattctGACAGCATttgtgcacaccaaataaggttgaCCTGAACATAACTCCCTccatataaatcagatttaagctggttttgtgttctacctaatacaaaaagtctcatgtaaaaataaaatcatttgatcaatcaaacttcttagagaacaaaaaaatttctctaaattgagagtagtttaattacttattgataagatcatattttctaagaacaatctaaaccaaatgtatgttttgattgtttcaaacttccaatagcttgcttctgcagttttgttgtcttctagttctatgttgattttttatgactttatatggcttaaatttgatttttgattacttgatgtgacttaatgttgattttttatgacttgatgttgctcaatgttgatttttgatgatataaggtacatcttataacatactaaataatattagaaaagaagggaaataaaaaaaaaataacaattggGCGTTTTGGTCATCTAGGCTatgcctaggcgggcgccttatTGTCCTAAGCCCTTAGGCATccctccaccgccttaggttgccttgccgccttgacaactaccagtggcattaaattgagtCTGAACTAACTTGTGGAAAAGCTGAAACATTAAACACCTCACTCTTGTGCAAAATCATATACACCCATGTAGTGCGACtttgacaatcaatgaaagtgaAAAACCATCTATGACCAGAAATGGAAGCTCGATGAgcaggaccccatacatcagaataaaaaatagtaaaaggggaaagacttcttttatttaatggcgAATGACTAGAACGAGTCTGTTTAGCTAGAACACAggcttcataaaaaaaaaaatcatccttattACAAATTTTGACTAACTGGGAAACAAATGAGATAAAGTCCCAATGGGGGGAGATGTCCTAGTCTACGATGCCACTGATATAGGTTAGAAGAGGTAGAATATAACTGATGAGCTTGAGAACGAACGACAATAGAAGACTATGAACCACTATCAAGCAAGGACGgaccaccatgcactttaccaaACCCAACCGTCTTCCCTATCAGCAGATTCTGTAAGACACAATGGGATggaaaaaaatgttactttgcaatttagaTCCATAATGAGGCTGCTAATAGACAGTAGAATGGTAGAAAAAGAAGGGACATGCAAAACAAATGATAAAGTAAGACTAGAAGAGCAACAAATAAAACCCTTTCCAGATATAGAAGACAGAGAACCATTAGCCCCTCAGATTGTGTCTTTCCTGGATGAGGGAGAATATTGATGAAAAGGGGTGGAAGAAcatgtcatatggtcagtggcaccggagttaATGATCCAAGGATTGGAGATTGCCGATGCATAATGACCCCCAATATGAATACCTGAAGCAACGTGGGATCTAGTACCAGAAGGGGCAGCAGCTGTAGAAGACTGTGCAGTGGAGGCAGATGAAGCCTTTTAACATATGATGGAAAGCTTGAAGTTTTTCCAGAGAGAGGCCAGTGTTTGTAGGAGGGGCTGTAGTTGTTTCGGTTTGATTTGCCTTAGGAGTAGGCTGACTACGACCCTTGCTACCACATTTGCGATTGGCTTCAAAATCAACAGGTTTGTCATGTAGCTTCCAACAAGTGGCTTTAGTGTGCCACAACTTGCCATaatgttcacacttgacaaGCTCCTTAATAGAGTTGGAGGTGTCAACAGTGGTGGTACTCGAACCAGACCCAATATGTAAAGCAGATCAGTCTGCAGGTTAAGGATGGAGCATAGCTGAACGGCGGCTGTCCTCAATATGAACCAATGCATAAGACTGCTCCAAGGTAGGAAAAGGATCTCTGCTGAGAATCTGTACTCGAATCTAATCATATTCAATGTtgagaccagccaaaaaatcagacTCAAAATTTGTCAACATGTTTGCGGTAGGCAGCAATATCAATGGCATTGGTGGGCTGACAATCTGTGTAGTGATCAAGCTCTTGCCAACAACTATGGAGCTCTGCAtaatattgagagagagagagaactctttttgttttgtatcATGAACTTCTTCCGCAGCTCATACACTTGAGCATCATTCTCAACTTGGGAGTAAGTTTCCGTGGCAGCCTTCCTTATATGGGCAACAGTGTCCAATAAAAAATAACCATGTGCCACAATAGGATGCATGGAGAGCCAACAATCTTGATCAGTACCTTCAGCAATGGGTTTAACAATGGTACCTGTAAGATGCCCTGTGAAACAGCGACCCGCAATAGTTAGGTAAGTAGATCAAGACCACATAAGGTAATTGGTCCCATTTAACTTGATGGGAGTTGCTGCAAAAGGGAGGTACTCATTACGACCAGGTCCATCAGGTCCAGACGAAGCTGTAGTAATATCAGACATAGTGACAAGTGGAAGTGGAGTAAACGAAAAGCCCAACCAGTGAAGAAATCAAGCCTAGAGAGTGATTCATGAATTTCCACAAATTTGACCGTCAGAATGAGCTAGAAATTGGATCAAATCTACCTTTGGTAGTGGCAAATATTTCCTTGAAAAACCAGCAAtttctgatgagccaataaaaaactctattttttttttgtcaaaattaggaaaaaaaaatcctgttCTTGAGAAAATCGTAAGTCTGAATCTGGTTCCTTCTTGATTCAAATCTGTAGCCTTCAAATAGCAACAGATGCTGaccaaaagaaacagaaaataggtCTCCGAAAAGGCAAAAATCGATCTTCAATGAAAGGAAGAAATCTATCTTCAAGAAATGCAAAATCTAGGCAGGATCTGTAATCTTCAATCAAAGCATCATTCTGAATGAGGTAAGGTGGAGGGCAGAAACTAGATCTTGAAGAGATCACCTCATAGTGCTACCTGATGAGGaggaccgagagagagagagaggggaaaatcGTGGACTGCAACCTAGATCAGAACTTTGGCTTTGATATCATGTTAGCATCCCATTAAGTCTTAATGCGTGAGTGAATGCAATCACCaagctcctttatttataataaaagaggagAGAGCAAAAATACAATAATGGCCCCCTCATAGCCGACTCTAACTAATGAGTCGGCTATGGGGGGCAGGGGGGAACCCCAAACTGCCCTTGCTGCTACATAACTCAACACACATCTTAAAACTTGGGCCTATCAGCAACCTAATTAGCCTTAAATTCTGAATTGGAACTTAAGATATAAGGACTCCATTAGTGGAAATATGGCCCACTCTTATTTCTTTGTCTGAGAGGAATTTGATGTTTCTTTCGGTTAGTCATACAAAAATATAATCATACGATTATTGGGAAGCAAGTCTTTGGCGCTGCGATTCACCATATCTGGCTGGAGAGaaacctcaggagatggacttccaactctagatcttttgatgtgatttggaaagccatctcttccGATGTCTCTTCCAATCTCAGCCACATCCGACATAGACATTCCACTGACAACCGGAAGAACAGgcatattattattttttggggccttgattTAGCCCTCTTGCGGCCTTCCTCCTCTGCGCAGGCTAGTAGCTGCCCGCTTGCCCCCccttccttcccctccccccttcccccccccccctctcttctcctcccttctccCCTTCTTTGTTGTATATTGGTTCTCTTTCCCTGCCCCCatttggggtttggtaatatattcatttaccaaaaaaaaaaatataatcataATATTTCTTTGTAAATTGGTTGGGTCCAGATCTATTTTGGTGGAAATATGTTTATGTTATGCTGGAAAAGGGGAAGAATTTTGCCTTACTTCCATGTACCGGAACTGTTCTTCAGTATAGCTTGTATGTTTATTGTTTGCCAATGTCTTAAAGGATCTGTTGGACTTTCTACCTTTTTTCtgagattagttaatggttggaTCATTCAGACCATAAACCGCTGTCTGAACCATCCAATGTGTTGTtcattttattcaatttcagTTCTTTATTTGAAGAGTGATTGGTTCTACTTGTGCAGTATAATGACATTGTGCAAGCACTAAAAAGAGGTGACCTCCGACTTCTACGGCATGCTCTCCAAGAACATGAAGACCAGTATGCTTACCTGTCACTGTTATTCATCTAGACTAACTAATGAGAGTCCCATTTCTGAGCGTCTGTATCTTCAGATTCTTAAGATCAGGTGTATATCTTGTCCTGGAGAAGCTAGAGCTCCAAGTTTACCAACGATTGGTAAAGAAGATGTGAGTTTCTTTAGTATGCTTGTgccattttttttcccctttctcttggtttttttttttttttttttttttgggggggggttggggagggTTGGTGTTGTGGAAGGAATGCTTACTCACACAGCTCGCTCTCTTGTTGCAGCTATATCATCCAGAAGCAGAGGGACCCCAGCAAAGCACACCAGATAAAGTTGGATGTGATTGTAAAGGCTTTGAAATGGCTCGAGATCGACATGGATGTTGACGAGGCATTCATCTTTTCAATGCCGCTCTTTCTCCAGCCTTGTTTGGAAGTGAAGCTGGGGGATCACCGTATCAAACTCAATTACTTCCTATGCcctcactccccccccccctaccccaggatctggctcctctccatGGAGCTCAGCGCCCAGGGGGTGCCAGgaggcatccaagggttggcctgtgccgcacacatctcgactcacgcctagggatgtgtgtggcacagcccaatggctggatgctccctagagaggagttcaatccctccccccacccccacaaagaaaaaaaagaaaaatggaaaaaggaagTTGCTTCTATAGACCGCACTTGTTGAGTTGCTAGATGTCTAATATCCAAGTTGTTGATGTGAGATTTGTCACAATACTTTGCAGGTGGAATGCATCATGGCTATTCTAATATACAAGAACCTTGTGAAAGGATATTTCGCTCACCAGAGCAAAGTGGCTGTTTTAAGCAAGCAAGATTCTTTCCCCAAGTTAAATGGAAAGCCCGTCAATTCATAGGGtactcataaaaataaaaaagttccAAGTGTTTTAGGACTTATtatactttttaattttttttaatttttttgtctgtggggggtgggggtgggggtaggGGTGTGTAGTTGTATAAGTGAATGTTGTTGCATAAATGTACCGATGATGATGAATGATTTTCCTTGTAATGTCATGTTACCCAAGCAGTTCCTCTATTCATGTAGCTTTTTTTATTGCTGGATCAGACGTATTGACTTTACCATTACCAGCTGTGGATTATCTCATGCTTTGCTGAACTACAGTCGTCGAATGGAtacaggattttttttttggggtgggggagagagagagagagatatactTCGATCGGGTGTCCCCACTTTAAATCTTTATCAGCCTTCTCTTTCATCCTGTTGAAGTAGAAAGCTGCTTCTGTTAAAACATTCAAGGGTTTTATCAAACTCGAATCCGTCCCCATACAGATCCCTAGAATACGATTGAATCAAAGaataaatagggaaaacaaGGTGTACCTGGCACCCACGTATGCTGATGAAAAACACATAAGATCGCCTCCATAAGCAGCATCGATCTGTCAgagaatgaatgcaatctgcgatggggatcttctgccGCCTCCTAAACTCTCCCACAACTCtatttcttgtggagaaaagagaaaagagaatagtgactgcagggacTCCTCATCAGTTGTGTTTATAATACTCTCCAAaatcctaacccacttccacaatgggtcaGGTCGGGctggtccatctcaataaaatagtaacAGCCAGTCGGCCCTTGTATTTCTCGATCCCCATCATTAATCGatccgataattaattaagcccacactcATCGCATTTCGGGGAAATCCTAATAGCTTCTTCTGTACTCTGAAGAATTTAcaacaaatttaaaaaagaaaaagatagttTTCGTATATGATCATATATGACACTTCAGAGAGAATCTAACTCTTGAACCTTAATTTATTAGATTATTAGGGATATCTTAAAAAGTAATAGATATAAGATATTGCTAATCTATTATAATAGTAATACCAAAAGTCGGTCAACTGATGTGTGGATTGTTCTgttgtttgtgtgattacactttgttggttcataaaaaaaaattaataatagtAATGACCACGTGGTACACCCACTTTAGAAAGCATCAAACTTCTAAACCTTCATTTATTAGAGAATCAAACTTCTAAACCGGGAGAAGAATGATTAAAATCTCATCAATATTCTTGACTCTCATAAAAAGTATGGTTTACACACTACTACCTAAAATTGTGTCGTGATCTATGTAtgccctctcactctctctcttttttaaaaattcctCTTTATACTCTGACCACTCTCCTTAAACCCTCGTTCCCCTGTCTTCTCAGAATGGCGTAGCGTTTGGGAATACTGTGGTCGATGATCgagtgaaggagagagagagagagtaggaaTCACTTTTGATTGAGTCTGATATGTCAATGATGTATACCATCGTAACGTCGACATCTAATTCCATTCCTTTTACTAATTTggttctgaagaagaagaagtgcaaTAGCAGCAGAAGCCAAACAATCTCCCCCTTCAGCAGGATAGCTGCTCGCAGGTCCTCTCTGCCCCCGTTTGACGTCTTCATATGCCACCGTGGGGTGGATACGAAGCGCAACTTCTGTGGCTTGCTTTACCAAGATTTGGTAGAACAAAAAGTCATTCCCTTCTTGGACTGCAAGAGCATGAAGCCAGGCGAAGAGCTCAATGAAGCCATTGAAACTGCTTTACGGGACTGTAAGGTTGGAGTGACCATCTTCTCTCCCAATTTTTGCAATTCTGAAAACAGTCTCCATGAATTGGCTTCCATGATGGAATACCAGAAGATGGTTATTCCCATATTCTATGATGTCAACACCTCTGATCTTGTGCTTGCGAACGATGGAAGTTTTCCGACCAAGCAGCTCCATAGGTTTGGATGGGCGCTTGAGATGGCCAAGCGCAGGGTGGGCATCTCGTTTGATTCGTGCAAAGGGTACGTACGTACGTGTAGGTAACATTATTAATcttcaagtatttttttttttttttttaacaaaaataaaaactatgatGATTTCTTGAGGTTTGTTCTGAAACATTTTAATCACTCACTGCTTCTCCGATGGTTCTTCTAACAGGGATTGGTCCGATCTGCTGAAAAAAGTTTCGAACAGGGTGGTGGAAATCTTGAAGGAGTTGGAGGATGAAGAGAAAAATTCAGCAGCTATATGAAcctattaaaattttcaatttggatcctctactcccgagctgcccggtaggatcGTATTGCTCAGACACGGTGCTGCatacaatgaccaccttattcCTACCCAAATGTCTTTCCCGATAAGACGGACATTGCATGCTTCATTGCACGTGGACATCGGACAGGGATAAGCTGGATATTGCACGTAGCACCGTATCTGGGCAGCACAATCCTACCAATcaactcgacagtagaggatctgcaTTTTGTTGTACATAGAAGAttaatttcatgttttttttaaaaaaaaattataagaataTTCTATCTGAATCGCTTTCAAGAGATTAATTTcatgtcttttttttatttattttggtgcCGTTgacattt
The sequence above is a segment of the Telopea speciosissima isolate NSW1024214 ecotype Mountain lineage chromosome 7, Tspe_v1, whole genome shotgun sequence genome. Coding sequences within it:
- the LOC122669232 gene encoding enhanced ethylene response protein 5-like → MRVPFLSVCIFRFLRSGVYLVLEKLELQVYQRLVKKIYIIQKQRDPSKAHQIKLDVIVKALKWLEIDMDVDEVECIMAILIYKNLVKGYFAHQSKVAVLSKQDSFPKLNGKPVNS
- the LOC122668754 gene encoding TIR-only protein-like; protein product: MYTIVTSTSNSIPFTNLVLKKKKCNSSRSQTISPFSRIAARRSSLPPFDVFICHRGVDTKRNFCGLLYQDLVEQKVIPFLDCKSMKPGEELNEAIETALRDCKVGVTIFSPNFCNSENSLHELASMMEYQKMVIPIFYDVNTSDLVLANDGSFPTKQLHRFGWALEMAKRRVGISFDSCKGDWSDLLKKVSNRVVEILKELEDEEKNSAAI